In a genomic window of beta proteobacterium MWH-UniP1:
- a CDS encoding restriction endonuclease, translating into MALWLVRGGSYGEHESKFIDESKVCLTWGELTATDMTGIPDYDGIKQRVTQLFPNEPVRKLGNWSGQVWAFVLAMKEGDWIVMPRKNKATIAIGEIKSKCKFDASAPNDYKHYREIKWLDTEIPRSNFDQDVLYSFGAFLTVCEIKRNDAEARVRAMAKNGWHVPAVGTTKARVVGTTDGNTATATATDEAGVDLEQLAKDAIAKLIIQKFKGHGMARLVDAILRAQGFTTYLSPEGPDKGIDILAGSGAFGFESPKICVQVKSGDTPADHPEFTHLIGAMQSVQADYGLFVSWSDFKQTVNKEEAAKFFKVRLWNQNDLIEQLLLNYDKLDQNIRADIPLKRIWLVANADA; encoded by the coding sequence ATGGCACTCTGGCTTGTACGTGGGGGAAGCTACGGAGAACACGAATCGAAGTTCATAGACGAAAGTAAGGTTTGCTTGACGTGGGGTGAATTGACGGCAACCGACATGACGGGTATCCCCGACTATGACGGTATCAAGCAGCGTGTCACGCAGTTGTTTCCCAACGAGCCTGTAAGAAAGCTTGGCAACTGGTCTGGGCAAGTCTGGGCTTTTGTTCTTGCGATGAAGGAAGGCGACTGGATCGTCATGCCACGCAAAAACAAAGCCACGATTGCGATTGGAGAAATCAAGAGCAAGTGTAAGTTCGACGCCAGTGCTCCCAACGACTACAAGCATTACCGTGAAATCAAGTGGCTCGATACCGAAATCCCACGCAGTAACTTTGACCAAGACGTGCTGTACTCATTCGGTGCCTTTCTGACTGTCTGCGAAATCAAGCGTAACGATGCCGAAGCACGTGTTCGAGCCATGGCAAAGAACGGCTGGCACGTTCCAGCAGTTGGTACGACGAAGGCGAGGGTTGTGGGTACGACAGATGGAAACACTGCAACAGCCACAGCTACGGATGAAGCAGGCGTTGACCTAGAGCAGCTTGCCAAGGATGCCATCGCCAAGCTGATCATCCAGAAGTTCAAGGGACACGGCATGGCACGTCTAGTCGATGCCATCCTGCGTGCCCAAGGCTTTACCACTTACCTTAGTCCCGAAGGCCCGGACAAAGGTATCGACATACTCGCTGGAAGTGGCGCTTTTGGCTTCGAGAGTCCCAAGATTTGCGTTCAGGTCAAATCCGGCGACACACCTGCCGACCATCCCGAATTCACACACTTGATCGGTGCCATGCAGAGCGTACAGGCTGACTATGGTTTGTTCGTGTCGTGGTCTGACTTCAAGCAAACGGTCAACAAGGAGGAAGCCGCCAAGTTCTTCAAGGTACGTCTGTGGAATCAGAACGACCTGATCGAACAGTTACTCCTGAACTACGACAAGCTCGATCAAAACATTCGGGCTGATATCCCCTTGAAACGCATCTGGCTCGTGGCAAACGCCGACGCTTGA
- a CDS encoding class I SAM-dependent DNA methyltransferase, protein MAKTDKKNGGDLGFEAELFKAADKLRGNMEPSDYKHVVLGLIFLKYISDAFDEKHKQLMAEDSSAAEDRDEYAADNVFWVPKEARWSNLQANAKQPTIGTLIDDAMRVIEKDNESLKGVLPKDYARPALNKIMLGELIDLISKIDLMAGGEHRSKDVLGRVYEYFLGRFAGAEGKGGGEFYTPRSVVRTLVEMLEPYSGRIYDPCCGSGGMFVQSENFVREHGGRIGDIAVYGQESNYVTWRLAKMNLAVRGIDSDIRWNNEGSFHKDELRDLKADFILANPPFNISDWGGERLRDDVRWKYGVPPVGNANFAWLQHIVHHLGPNGTAGVVLANGSMTSTQSGEDVIRREMVEQDVVDCMVALPGQLFYSTQIPACLWFLARNKNPGKGLRDRRGSVLFIDARKMGVLVDRVRRELTDEDVQRIANTYHAWRGEAGCGEYTDVAGFCRSVPLAEIAKHGHVLTPGRYVGTEEVEDDDESFEEKMQSLTEKLAEQMAQGNELDALIRRKLEGVGYGF, encoded by the coding sequence ATGGCAAAAACAGACAAGAAAAATGGTGGCGACCTGGGCTTTGAGGCCGAGTTGTTCAAGGCAGCGGACAAGCTGCGAGGCAACATGGAACCCAGCGACTACAAGCACGTGGTGCTAGGCCTGATCTTCCTCAAGTACATCTCTGACGCATTCGATGAGAAGCACAAGCAGTTGATGGCAGAAGATTCCAGTGCTGCCGAAGACCGTGACGAGTACGCCGCTGACAACGTGTTCTGGGTACCCAAGGAAGCTCGTTGGTCAAACCTGCAAGCCAATGCCAAGCAGCCGACTATCGGCACGCTGATCGACGACGCCATGCGTGTGATCGAAAAGGACAACGAGAGCTTGAAGGGTGTGTTACCCAAGGACTACGCACGTCCTGCGCTCAACAAGATCATGCTGGGCGAGTTGATCGACTTGATCTCCAAGATCGACCTGATGGCAGGTGGCGAACACAGAAGCAAAGACGTGCTTGGCCGTGTTTACGAGTACTTCCTCGGTCGCTTTGCGGGTGCTGAAGGCAAAGGCGGCGGCGAGTTCTACACGCCTCGCAGCGTCGTTCGCACTCTGGTCGAAATGCTGGAGCCGTACTCGGGCCGTATCTATGACCCTTGCTGCGGCTCAGGTGGCATGTTCGTGCAGAGCGAGAACTTTGTCCGTGAGCACGGTGGACGAATTGGCGACATTGCTGTCTATGGTCAAGAGTCCAACTACGTGACGTGGCGACTTGCCAAGATGAACTTGGCAGTGCGCGGCATTGACAGCGACATTCGTTGGAACAACGAGGGTAGCTTTCATAAAGACGAACTGCGTGACCTGAAAGCCGACTTCATCCTCGCCAATCCTCCATTCAACATAAGTGATTGGGGTGGCGAACGACTGCGGGATGATGTGCGTTGGAAGTACGGCGTACCTCCGGTCGGCAATGCCAACTTCGCTTGGTTGCAACACATCGTGCATCACCTTGGTCCGAACGGTACTGCGGGCGTGGTGCTTGCGAACGGTTCGATGACTTCCACACAGTCCGGCGAAGACGTGATTCGCCGTGAGATGGTTGAACAGGATGTGGTGGACTGCATGGTTGCACTGCCGGGGCAGCTTTTCTATTCCACGCAAATCCCAGCTTGCTTGTGGTTCCTAGCACGCAACAAGAACCCCGGAAAAGGACTACGTGACCGCCGTGGCAGCGTCCTGTTTATTGACGCTCGCAAGATGGGTGTGCTGGTTGATCGTGTTCGTCGTGAGCTTACCGACGAGGATGTTCAACGCATCGCAAACACCTATCATGCTTGGAGGGGTGAAGCAGGCTGCGGTGAGTACACGGATGTAGCTGGCTTCTGTCGCAGTGTGCCGCTGGCCGAGATTGCAAAGCATGGGCACGTACTGACACCCGGGCGCTACGTGGGTACGGAAGAGGTCGAAGACGACGATGAATCGTTTGAAGAAAAGATGCAGTCGTTGACTGAAAAGCTGGCTGAGCAGATGGCGCAAGGTAATGAGCTAGATGCACTCATTCGCAGGAAGCTTGAAGGGGTAGGCTATGGCTTCTGA
- a CDS encoding abortive infection family protein, which yields MLLQTFEAVEQSLEQDNDTCIDCAKAMVESVCQLIISSFHSEESPLLPQKDNPSLSDWLYAAIRALKLGDVRDDKFQKLVSSHHKLARALNDLRNDAGPASHGKDPYLKRLAEHHRRSAVLASDAVIAFLHQAYLDSKLNPEVSREPWERFEEQNRLIDEYVGVRIDEDEPQQLIFRLPNGDELPIQAEASRLLYLLDRSAYVEALNAAKDAAIKSNRQHDSEDEIRA from the coding sequence ATGCTCTTGCAGACCTTTGAGGCAGTCGAGCAATCGCTTGAGCAGGATAACGATACATGTATTGATTGTGCGAAGGCGATGGTTGAGTCCGTCTGCCAGCTCATCATCTCAAGCTTTCACTCCGAAGAGTCACCCTTACTTCCACAAAAAGACAATCCAAGTCTCTCGGACTGGCTTTATGCGGCAATAAGAGCTTTGAAGCTTGGGGATGTGCGTGATGACAAATTCCAGAAGCTCGTATCAAGTCATCACAAGCTTGCAAGAGCGCTCAACGATCTTAGAAACGATGCAGGCCCAGCAAGCCACGGAAAAGACCCTTACTTAAAACGGCTTGCTGAGCACCATCGACGCTCAGCAGTTTTGGCTTCAGATGCAGTTATTGCCTTCTTGCATCAGGCCTATCTGGATAGCAAGCTGAATCCAGAAGTATCTCGTGAGCCATGGGAACGCTTTGAAGAACAAAATCGATTGATTGATGAGTATGTAGGAGTTCGGATTGACGAAGACGAGCCTCAGCAGTTGATCTTCAGATTGCCGAATGGTGATGAATTACCTATACAAGCAGAAGCAAGTCGACTTTTGTATTTGTTAGACCGCAGTGCATATGTTGAGGCTTTGAATGCTGCCAAGGATGCAGCGATAAAGAGCAACAGACAGCATGACAGCGAAGACGAGATAAGAGCATAA
- a CDS encoding restriction endonuclease subunit S yields MASDWEISSVGEVSHVVTKGTTPTTLGYQFQESGIRFVKVETLSNDGAFYKDKFAYISEEAHEVLARSQLRENDILFSIAGTIGRTALVTAEWLPANTNQAIAIVRPNTDAVLPKFLRYVLTNPSFTQTANTKTVQSVQANFSLGELKLSKFNLPSISDQQEIVGVLGSLDDRITLLRETNKTLEAIAQAIFKSWFIDFDPVRAKMEGRAPAGMDEETAALFPNELVESELGLVPKGWSVQGLDQIATYLNGLALQNYPPTGTDDLPVIKIAQLRKGDTIGADKASRAIKPEYVVKDGDVLFSWSGSLEVEIWCGGEGALNQHLFKVTSEKFSKWFYYLWTRKHLEHFRQVAASKATTMGHIQR; encoded by the coding sequence ATGGCTTCTGATTGGGAAATTTCTTCAGTTGGAGAAGTGAGTCATGTCGTTACAAAAGGTACGACTCCAACAACCCTCGGATATCAATTTCAGGAAAGTGGTATCCGATTCGTAAAAGTTGAGACACTTTCAAACGATGGAGCTTTTTATAAAGATAAGTTTGCCTACATTTCAGAAGAAGCTCACGAAGTATTAGCTCGATCCCAGCTACGTGAGAACGATATTCTCTTTAGCATTGCGGGCACCATTGGGCGGACTGCACTTGTAACAGCCGAATGGCTCCCTGCGAACACTAATCAAGCAATAGCCATAGTTCGACCGAACACTGATGCCGTATTGCCTAAGTTTTTGCGCTACGTCCTTACAAATCCTAGTTTCACCCAAACAGCGAATACAAAGACTGTTCAATCAGTTCAAGCGAACTTTAGTCTGGGGGAGCTCAAGCTTTCCAAATTCAATCTGCCATCGATTTCGGATCAACAAGAAATTGTTGGTGTACTTGGATCACTCGACGACCGCATCACACTGCTACGAGAAACCAACAAGACACTAGAAGCTATTGCACAAGCCATCTTCAAGTCATGGTTCATCGACTTTGATCCAGTGCGAGCGAAGATGGAAGGCCGTGCACCCGCAGGCATGGACGAAGAAACTGCTGCATTGTTTCCTAATGAGCTTGTGGAAAGTGAGCTTGGGTTGGTGCCGAAGGGTTGGTCGGTACAAGGTTTAGACCAGATTGCAACCTATTTGAATGGCCTTGCGCTGCAAAATTATCCACCAACAGGCACTGACGATCTTCCCGTAATCAAGATTGCTCAGCTACGCAAGGGTGACACCATAGGTGCAGACAAGGCGTCCAGAGCAATAAAGCCTGAATACGTAGTTAAAGACGGAGACGTTCTCTTTTCTTGGTCAGGTAGCCTTGAGGTCGAGATATGGTGTGGTGGGGAAGGTGCACTGAATCAGCATTTGTTCAAAGTAACGTCCGAGAAGTTCTCAAAGTGGTTTTACTACTTGTGGACACGAAAACATCTTGAACATTTCCGGCAGGTTGCAGCAAGCAAGGCTACAACCATGGGTCACATACAACGCTAA